acattttactcagaccttcaaatgacatgaggctaattggaaaagtaagccaagacatagagctacaactttcatgtttaccacttttccaaattatgacgggaaaaggcgtttcggaggcgatctttgaggcggctgtgcgcagagcggcgcccgagcggtaagaaatgaccgcccgcgCGCCACTGATTATGAAAGTTTGGTatcggacagtatggtccgcgcccgagcggtaatttatgaccgcccgagcgcccagcacagtacaaaaaacgtgttttcgagatttaagtgatataatacatgagttggtctcattttctctcatttctctccattctcgcggttctttctctcaaggggaggttagggtttcatttcctatctttgattcaagcttgttgttggattgtggtggtgaaacaaggttcttgtgggtttaagaagctaaggtaagcttgtggcttcgtttattcttggattatgatgttgggaaatcttgggtttgttgatggtgttggttttatggatttaatgatatggtcgtttgattattgggttattgatggtgcaatatatggtttattgttgtaggaattcaaACAAGAGTTTAGAATAAAGGTTTCCatgtgtagtaagtggaatttcatttattgtgctcacatgatactatatgtattgtgtttcaatggttttaacatgttattcccttccatttgattcatgctatgtattaatacacattgttgtatattagaggcatttttgtttcaattatgttaaagggaatacaaaagagaatagagtcttcaaagtgtttgttttaatgccaaagagagaattcaaatgatttattggattgataggtacatagtcagagattgcatgcaattagttgatcaacgacattaggcttatatcccgacagagtaatcgatttatatcgatgggatataggtacagatacagagatactatatagatatcaatccatcagagaaaagagaaataccatcgttattgttattcattctatgatattcatgtttcagagttgatggtatttaatgttttcaaagccatgttttacagagtatgatatgtattcattgctatgtaagagttccacttgctgagttttatactcatttcagttatttcatgtgatgcagataagagtggcGGGCCAGGATGTTGactggagccgaggtcatatgcatagtagatggaaggaagaaggctattttgttagaacttttggacatgatcaaaatgacattttgtattttgatgcaaCGCTCATTTcatcatgtatatattttttattatatattgaaatgtattttaaatccttcttcccttaagaaaaattttaaattccgctgttactttatgaaatcgggtcagagcgttacatttagtggtatcagagcaacgttcttcggaccaatgcatatgacttcgtctactttcaacagttcgggtatgtcttcttcttcatctattcgttgttattggttgatatgtattatgtgagcacattgtaggatttAATGCCTCCTAAGGGAAAAgcctcagagggtgaggatagctcCTCATTGAGAGTTGTTGACGAGTTCGGCAAATTattgaaagagcaagccaaggttcaTAGTGAACAGATTCAGCAGTTGCTCCGTTTGCAACGTACAGGTCAGGGTAGAGGCCAAGTGAGAGGCCAAGTGGTTCAAGCAGTTGGaactgatgggatctttactgcttttaagagaatggatccgcctgagtttgcagaaagcactgatccattggtggcagtagagtggatcaaagcaCTTGAGGCGTTTTGATGATCTCAATTATGAAGACAAGGACAGAGTGGGTTGTGCAGTATTCAtgctagtcaaagctgcacgtatttggtggaatgctacccaggtaggtgttgatgttccggcattgaagtggcaagatttcacggatcttttctatgacaagtacttcccagatgcacttcgagctcggaaggtaactgaatttttagagcttcgtcaaggaggtatgaatgttgccGAGTACATCTTGAAGTTTGAGGAGGGttgtctgtttgccccatatattgcctccaatgacaaagacaagggtgctcattttattagaggacttcgagcagagatcagaagggacatcaatatgtctaaggcggtgacatttaaagagactgtggctaaagcattgttagccgagcaagatgaaaaggatattgctagagagagacaagcgaggcagcaggctattgctcaaagaggtcaaggttcgagccaaacaGGAAAAGGCAGTTACAAGGGAAAAGGCAAGatagagccgagttctaaagcaccgacagttctatctgatccagagaagccgttgtgtcccaagtgtagtCGGCATCataggggagagtgcagattttgTACTCACACTTGCTACCGATGTggtactgcaggccatattgctaAGGACTGTCCGAGAggatcgagtaaagagaaggtgcagggtcgcattttcaccatgacgaaggaaggtataaaccctgattcttctgtgatctctagcactatcttaatttcaggcagagtagctacgacattgattgatacaggtgctactcattcttttatgtctgatctatttttgagatctttggctttagttccttctattcttcccctccagtttaatgttgtattgccttcgggagatgtgttgtgctcgacgtctattgtgtatgcgtgttctgttcaaatcgatgggcgagtggtttatgccgatttgattgttatttcgATGGTTGCGtctgatattatacttggcatggattggctatcaacttaccgttcAGTGATTGATTGTGTTGCTAAGGcagtgaaatttgcagatgacggaaataaggaaggtatgctcgccagtgcaggtacttcgcttgtccttccttttatttcgcgtcttgaggctaagaagttgctgtttagaggttgtgatgggtttttggcttcgattgttgatacggatagaattgtgaagttgaatattgatgatattgatgttgtgagagagttccctgatatatttgaggatgatgtgccgggtttaccgccggacagagatgtagagtttgtgattgatctagtcccCGGAACGGTTCCtttttctaaggctccgtacagaatggccccgacagagatgaaagaattgaagacgcagttgcaagatctattagataaaggttttatacGACcaagttcttcgccttggggagcttcGGTTCTCtttgtcaaaaagaaagatggttctttgcggctgtgcattgattacagagaaatcaacaaagtgacgattaagaataaatatccgttgccacggattgatgatctttttgaccaactgcagggggctacagtgttttcgacgattgatctgcgatctggctattatcagttgaaatttagggagtctgatatccctaagacggcgtttcggaccaggtataggcattacgaatttcttgtgatgtcgtttggtctgactaatgctccttcagtcttcatggatcttatgaaccgggtgttcaagccgtatttggatagctttgtcattgttttcatcgatgatatattgatttattccaagaccagagagcttcatgcaaAGCACCTCAGAgtcgttcttcaattgttgagggagaagaggttgtatgctaagttgaagaaatgtgagttctggttagagcagatttctttcttaggcaaTGTTGTCTCaaaggatgggttagctgttgatccagtgaaaatagaggcgatacagaagtggcctatccccaccactgtatcagaggtacgcagttttcttggtctggcgggttattatcgtcgttttatttcagatttttccaaaatttgacgaggaagactgtgaagtttgagtggtccaatgaatgccaaaaaggattccaggagttgaaagataagttgacaacagctccggtacttgcattgcccagtgattcagaggactttgttgtttttaccgatgcgtcgaagaagggtcttggtgcagtgctgatgcaacgtggaaaggttatagcttatgcttctcgtcaattgaaagactacgagagcatgacctggaactggcagctgtagttttcgacctgaaaatctggagacactatttatatggcgaaaagtgtgaaattttcacggaacacaagagtttaaggtatttgttttcccagaaagaactcaatatgcggaAAAGACGgcggttagagcttgtcaaagattatgatgtgacgattagttaccaccctgggaaggcgaatgttgtagccgatgccttgagccgtaagtcaagttcctctttgagttctatgatccagaagtcgttgttgttagacttggaacgagaggagatagctttggtggctccaggaaccattgctcgcttttcagcgttggtcattcgggctacattgacagACAGGATCCTAGAGAGCAGGCCAATGATGTACAGTTGACAGAGTTGAGAGCCAGAggagaggagagaggtaattcagagttcgggacgaatagagatggtttggtgacattcAGAGGCCGTATTTGTATTCCtgttggtgatgatattcggcgagacgtcttgacagaggttcataccgcgccatactcgatacacccaggtagcaccaagatgtatcaagatcttcatggactctattggtggccaggtatgaagaaagatattgccatgtttatttctcagtgcctaacctGTCAGCATGTGAaaatcgagcaccagagacctgctgggacattgctatcattgccgattcctcaatggaaacgggagcacattacgatggacttcgtgattggtcttcccggaacgcagaaaggctataactctatttgggttatcgttgatcggttgaccatgtcagctcattttctcccagtcaagacaacgtattccatgaaccagtatgccgaagagcacatagcagagattgttagacttcatggtgttcctgtgtcgattgtgtctgatcgtgaccctagatttacttcagagctttggaagagtttacatagagcgttgggtacacggttagcattcagtacagcatatcatcctcagagcgacgatcaatcagagagagttattcagattttggaggatatgctcagagcttgtactatagacTATCCTGGCagttgggattccaaattgcctcttgttgagttcacgtacaataacagttaccaggcgacgattggcattgtaccttatgaagcactttatggcagaaaatgtagatctcccttgtattgggacgagATTGATGAGAagaagatgttgggtccagagttggtccaacagacagctgatgttgttACTGTTATTCAAGAGaggatgaagacagcgcagtccagactgaagagctatgctgatgtgaggcgaaggccgttgcagtttgaggttgacgaccatgtgttcttgaagatagcacctcttaaaggtgtgatgcggttttgCAAAAAGGGAAAGTAGAGTCCAAaatttattggtccatttgagatcttggacagagtcggtgatcgagcttacaggttagccttaccgccagatcttgatagagttcataatgtttttcatgtctccatgcccaggaagtatattgcgaatccttctcatgttcttcgccacgagccattggatttgacgtcgagtttgacgtaccaagaggttccagtccagattttggatcgcaaagttaaagtattaagGAATacagagatcggcattgttaaagtcctttggaggaatcaattgattgaagaagccacgtgggaaccagaggatgagatgaaagaaaagcatcctgagttgtttgcgcagtgacgtcaatttcgggggcgaaattcctctaaggaggggagattgtaatatccaagcttggtgatcggtacggttaagatttaatatgttcattGACTCCTtcgttaagtttaaatatagttttgatgttaagagttgagctttatgatttatggtattgtgtttatagaagatgtgtggtgatactgtagtatcgttgcgattaaattcatgataatttgtatgttgatccaattgtatgaggccaattggagtggttagataacaCATacaggtgtaactttcatgttttgagttttgttcaaatcattgtggaagacaagccaatagtgccccgaagtttgtcgtgtgtgtcgtcgttcctccagtgacacatgttgggagattgagcataacgttttactcagaccttcaaatgacatgaggttaattggagaagcaagccaagtcatagagctacaactttcatgtttacgacttttccaaattatgaagggaagaggcatttcggaggcgatctttgaggcggctgtgcgccgagcggcgcccgagcggtaagaaatgaccgcccgagcgccactgattctgaaagtttggtatcggacagtatggtccgcggccgagcggtaatttataacCGTCCGAGCGCCCAGCAccgtacaaaaaacgtgttttcgagatttaagtgatataatacatgagttggtctcattttctctcatttctctccattctctcggttctttctctcaaggggaggttagggtttcatttcctttcatttcctatcttttattcaagcttgttgttggattgtggtggtgaaacaaggttcttgtgggtttaagaagctaaggtaagcttgtggctttgtttatttttggattatgatgttgggaaatcttgggtttgttgatggtgttggttttatggatttaatgacatagttgtttgattattgggttattgatggtgcaatatatggtttattgttgtaggaattcaaCCAAGCGTTTAGAATCAAGgtttccaagtgtagtaagtgtaatttcatttattgtgctcacatgataatatatgtattgtgtttcaatggttttaacatgttattccattccatttgattcatgctatgtattaatacactttgttgtatattagaggcatttgtgtctcaattatgttaaagggaatacaaaagagaatagagtcttcaaagtgtttgttttaatgccaaagagagaattcaaatgatatattggattgatagatacatagtcagagattgcatgcaattagttgatcaacgaccataggcttatatcccgacagagtaatcgatttttatcgatgggatataggtacagagacagagatactatatagatatcaatccatcagagaaaaaagaaataccatcgttattgttattcattctatgatattcatgtttcagagttgatggtatttaatgttttcaaagcaatgttttacagagtatgatatgtattcattgctatgtaagagttccacttactgagttttatactcatttcagttatttactgtgatgcagataagagtgacgggccaggatgttgactggagccgaggtcatatgcatagtagatggaaggaagaagactattttgttagaacttttggacatgatcaaaatgacattttgtattttgatgcaacgctcatttgatcatgtatatattttttattatatattgaaatgtattttaaatccttcttcccttcaagaaaaattttaaattccgctgttacttTATGAATTTGTGTCAGAGCgttacattataaattcactaTACACTTCAATACAATGCATACCAAAAgactaaaccaaaataaatcggctcggttaaaattcaaaatccGGGCAGCCTTTATAACTCTTAATAATCTGAAATTTCAAGCTAATACCTCCATAAACGAAGCCTAAACACACAAAAGTAATCTCGCGAAGATGGCTCGTCGAAAATGTCGCCGGAAACACTGTTCACGATCTGAAAAACGAGCTGGAAATTAGGGGAAAAACTTAATACTTCACTATACAAACTAATCTACCAAAACACCACTAAGAATTGAAGCCAAAAATCTTACCTAGAACCGAATCGAAGCTCACGCACAGTGCTGGAAAACAGGACCGATCGAGCTCGAAAGCTTCCGATTCATGGCAGGAAAGAAGCTAATAGAATGGAGAAAGAAGTTGGCTAAGCTGCTGCACTATTACTCCGACTACTGGCGGTGCGACGCGATGACTCCAGAGAAAAGAGAGAAAAGCCGATGGGTTACTGGAGTGGAAAAGAAGGGATTTCTGTTCTCATCTGTACGCTATACTCAACAAATGGGTTTTAATTAATTGGAAATGGGCTGGGCCCAGAATAAGTTATTGGGCTCTTACATTATGAGCAAATGATTATAAAGTTGGCAAAAGCCTATGAAGGTTATCAATTTTATTTGCCAGCCTTTCTCGACTTCCGAGGTCGAATATACCGCTGCGGAGTCTTGCATTTCCACGAGCGCTATCTAGCAAGAAGCTTGGTACTCTTTGCAGAAGAAAAATCTAAGTATCTAGATAATAAGGAGATATCGAATATATATGCAGCAACAGGCTTCCTTTACAAGTCATTCGTTTCAGAAGATAAGGCAATTCAATTTATAAATCATTTGTCCTCAAACACGAACCCCATGGATTTCTTAAAGGTAGCCTATAAGGAAAAACGCTCCTTTCAGTTTCTTACCAATATTCTATCTAACAAAATAGATCTGGCGAATTACCCTCTTACCCAAGATGCCTCGACGAGTGCTTATCAGATCATGAGTTACTTTTTGTTGGATGGAAGCATGGCAATGAGAACGAATCTGATTCCGCACCCTTCCGGTGAAATCCAAGATGTATATTCTTATATGCTCAAAGATCTTCAGGAGTACATAAAAGCAGAACTTGGAGATTCAAATCTATCACAGACAGTTAACGTCAAACTCACTCGTAAGATAGCCAAAGGCATCTTCATGCCAATAATCTATGGTAAAACACTAATGAGCACAGCGTGCGATCTCAAAAACTCTCTCTCTAGCGTCATAACTTCTAAGGAATGCTTCATGGTAGCATCTATCTGCTTTAAGTTCCGGAAAGCCAAATATCCACACATGGAATGCCTTATCCGGTTGATCCGTCATATAGGATGGATAGCGTTAGCTAGTGGTAGACCAGTTTACTATAAAGCCTATAACTTTACCACGATACAAAATTATACGAAAATGGAGCCAATAAAAATATGGGTTTATGATAAAAAGAATAAGAAGAGACGCCGGATCACTCTCAGAGTCTCTTCTGATAAGAAAGATACAAGGAAGACTGAAACATCAACCTTCGTTAACTTCATCCATCAGAGGGATGCCCATATAGCCATGGCAGTAGTCAATACAATATTGAGAGTAGATGGTCCAATATAAACGGTTCACGACAACTTTAT
This genomic interval from Primulina huaijiensis isolate GDHJ02 chromosome 14, ASM1229523v2, whole genome shotgun sequence contains the following:
- the LOC140957965 gene encoding probable DNA-directed RNA polymerase; translation: MAGKKLIEWRKKLAKLLHYYSDYWRCDAMTPEKREKSRWVTGVEKKGFLFSSLAKAYEGYQFYLPAFLDFRGRIYRCGVLHFHERYLARSLVLFAEEKSKYLDNKEISNIYAATGFLYKSFVSEDKAIQFINHLSSNTNPMDFLKVAYKEKRSFQFLTNILSNKIDLANYPLTQDASTSAYQIMSYFLLDGSMAMRTNLIPHPSGEIQDVYSYMLKDLQEYIKAELGDSNLSQTVNVKLTRKIAKGIFMPIIYGKTLMSTACDLKNSLSSVITSKECFMVASICFKFRKAKYPHMECLIRLIRHIGWIALASGRPVYYKAYNFTTIQNYTKMEPIKIWVYDKKNKKRRRITLRVSSDKKDTRKTETSTFVNFIHQRDAHIAMAVVNTILRVDGPI